Proteins encoded by one window of Prevotella nigrescens:
- a CDS encoding FKBP-type peptidyl-prolyl cis-trans isomerase yields MQNNNKLRMQLHRFLFSVVLLFAAITSVGLLSSCSENEKDTDEFANWKSKNTKYWTDLYNITQQKIANGDTSWKLLLSYTYQSQEKRDGTKSYTPENYIIVHELEKGTGSGSPLYTDSVLVHYQGRLIPSPTYTAGLMFDSSWGGNGLVFNPQTSRPAQLLVGGEKGSVIDGVATALQNMHIGDHWVVYIPYQLGYGSSKSGSIPAYSNLIFDLRLHAYYRAGTKVPDII; encoded by the coding sequence ATGCAAAATAATAATAAATTAAGAATGCAACTACATCGCTTTCTCTTTTCTGTAGTGCTGTTGTTTGCCGCTATAACATCGGTTGGCTTACTGTCTTCTTGTTCTGAAAACGAAAAAGATACAGATGAATTTGCAAATTGGAAGAGCAAAAATACAAAGTATTGGACCGATCTTTACAACATAACGCAACAGAAAATAGCCAATGGTGATACTTCTTGGAAACTCCTCTTAAGTTATACTTATCAAAGTCAAGAGAAACGAGATGGAACAAAAAGCTATACACCAGAAAACTATATTATTGTGCACGAGTTAGAGAAAGGTACTGGTTCTGGCTCTCCTTTGTATACCGATTCGGTGTTAGTGCACTATCAAGGACGTCTCATACCTTCACCAACTTATACTGCAGGACTGATGTTCGATAGCAGTTGGGGGGGCAATGGTTTGGTGTTTAATCCACAAACATCACGCCCAGCTCAGCTTTTGGTCGGCGGTGAAAAGGGAAGTGTTATTGATGGAGTTGCTACTGCCTTGCAGAATATGCACATCGGCGACCATTGGGTGGTTTACATTCCTTATCAGTTAGGATATGGCTCAAGCAAGAGCGGTTCTATTCCAGCTTATTCCAACTTGATTTTCGATTTGCGCCTGCACGCTTATTACAGAGCAGGAACAAAGGTTCCCGATATTATTTAA
- the tig gene encoding trigger factor, producing the protein MKISFENPDKLNGLLTIVVEEADYKEEVEKALKDYRKRANIPGFRPGQVPMGLLKRQVGPQVKMDAINKILGENLQKYIVDNKIHMLGQPMASETQEAVELEKPAPYTFKFDIAIAPEFNIELTSKDTIDYYDIKVDDKLIDKQVEMFANRAGHYDKTEEFDPEKRDMLKGDLRELDEKGNTLEGGITVEGAVMMPQYIKVEDQRKLFDGSKLGDIITFNPRKAYPENDIEIASLLKIDRKEVEKHTGNFSYQITEITRFVNAENNKELWDSVYGPDANINDEAAFRAAIAEGVSKQLERDSDYQFMIDVRAYAEKKVGDLQFPDALLKRIMLANNKDKGAEFVEKNYEASIKELKWHLVRDQIAKANNVKVEDTDIRESAAQMARAQFAQYGMNNVPDEYVNNYVEEMMKKHENIDSFIEAALDRKLSVALKSIVKLKKKSVSLDEFNKLMMPAEEAAAEKPAKAKRTKKADKAEKEEK; encoded by the coding sequence ATGAAAATTTCATTTGAAAATCCCGACAAACTGAATGGTCTTTTGACCATTGTTGTCGAAGAAGCAGATTACAAGGAAGAAGTTGAGAAGGCACTCAAAGACTATCGCAAGCGTGCAAATATTCCAGGTTTCCGTCCGGGACAAGTGCCAATGGGGTTGCTGAAACGCCAAGTTGGTCCACAAGTAAAGATGGATGCCATTAATAAAATCTTGGGTGAAAATCTTCAGAAATATATTGTAGACAACAAAATACATATGCTCGGACAACCTATGGCTTCTGAAACACAAGAAGCAGTAGAGCTTGAAAAGCCGGCTCCCTATACTTTTAAGTTCGACATCGCTATTGCACCGGAATTCAATATCGAACTTACAAGTAAGGATACTATTGACTACTACGATATAAAGGTAGACGACAAGCTCATTGACAAGCAGGTGGAAATGTTCGCAAACCGTGCAGGACATTACGACAAGACGGAAGAATTCGACCCCGAAAAGCGTGATATGCTCAAGGGAGACCTTCGTGAACTCGATGAAAAAGGCAATACACTCGAAGGTGGTATCACCGTGGAAGGTGCTGTAATGATGCCTCAATATATTAAGGTAGAAGACCAAAGAAAACTTTTCGATGGCAGTAAGCTGGGCGATATTATCACTTTCAACCCACGCAAGGCCTATCCCGAAAATGACATAGAGATTGCTTCATTGTTGAAAATCGACCGTAAGGAGGTTGAAAAACATACCGGCAACTTCTCATATCAGATTACTGAAATTACTCGCTTCGTAAATGCAGAGAACAATAAGGAGCTTTGGGACAGCGTTTACGGTCCGGACGCAAACATCAACGACGAGGCTGCATTCCGTGCTGCCATTGCTGAAGGTGTAAGCAAGCAGCTCGAAAGAGACTCTGACTACCAGTTTATGATAGATGTACGTGCTTATGCAGAGAAGAAAGTGGGCGACTTGCAATTTCCAGACGCGCTGTTGAAACGCATCATGCTTGCCAACAACAAAGACAAAGGTGCTGAATTTGTAGAGAAGAACTACGAGGCAAGCATCAAGGAACTTAAGTGGCACCTCGTCAGAGACCAAATAGCAAAGGCTAACAACGTTAAGGTTGAAGACACCGACATACGCGAAAGTGCTGCACAGATGGCGCGTGCACAGTTTGCACAATACGGCATGAACAACGTTCCTGACGAATACGTGAACAACTACGTTGAGGAAATGATGAAGAAGCACGAGAACATCGACTCATTCATTGAGGCTGCACTCGACCGTAAGCTCTCTGTTGCATTGAAATCTATTGTCAAGTTGAAGAAGAAGTCTGTTTCTCTCGACGAATTCAACAAGCTCATGATGCCTGCAGAAGAGGCTGCAGCAGAAAAGCCAGCAAAGGCAAAGAGAACCAAAAAGGCTGACAAAGCTGAAAAGGAAGAAAAGTAA
- a CDS encoding formate--tetrahydrofolate ligase: MKTDFEIAHEAKLELIDSIAKKANIPTDEIEPFGKHIAKVPYRLIDEEKVKKSKLILVTAITPTKAGIGKTTVSVGLALGMNRIGKNAIPALREPSLGPCFGMKGGAAGGGYAQVLPMEKINLHFTGDFHAITSANNMISALLDNYLYQHQDDGFGMKEIWWRRVLDVNDRNLRTIITGLGGRTDGLLSESGFDITPASEIMAILCLASDEEDLYRRLDNIILGITLENKPLYLRDLNVTGSIVALLHEAINPNLVQTIENTPAFIHGGPFANIAHGCNSILATKMAMSCSDYCITEAGFGADLGAEKFLDIKCRKAGISPVLTVLVATAQALKMHGGIDVAEISKPNVEGLKAGLPNLDKHIANLKAFGQTVVVCLNRFATDTDEELALVKEHCEAQGVGFAINTAFGEGGKGAEELAHLVVDTIEKKPSAPLNFVYEENDDIVTKVEKIAKKIYGAGKVVLRPAAKRDLQRIKELGFENFPVCIAKTQYSFSEDAKAYGVPTDFTITIRDFVINAGAGMIVAIAGTIMRMPGLPKKPQAENIHVVNGVIEGLS; the protein is encoded by the coding sequence ATGAAAACAGATTTTGAGATTGCTCACGAGGCAAAACTTGAATTAATTGATAGTATTGCAAAGAAGGCAAATATCCCAACGGACGAGATTGAACCATTTGGCAAGCACATTGCTAAAGTTCCTTACCGACTTATCGACGAGGAAAAGGTAAAGAAGTCGAAGCTGATTCTTGTTACTGCCATTACTCCAACAAAGGCAGGTATCGGCAAAACAACCGTCAGTGTAGGCTTGGCATTGGGTATGAACCGCATCGGCAAGAATGCAATACCAGCTCTTCGCGAGCCTTCGCTCGGTCCATGCTTCGGTATGAAGGGGGGAGCTGCAGGTGGTGGCTATGCACAAGTGCTGCCAATGGAGAAGATAAACCTACATTTCACAGGCGATTTTCATGCCATTACTTCGGCTAACAATATGATTTCAGCCCTGTTGGACAACTATCTGTACCAGCATCAGGACGATGGTTTCGGTATGAAGGAAATATGGTGGCGTCGCGTTTTAGACGTAAACGACCGCAACCTGCGCACCATTATCACGGGTTTGGGTGGTCGTACCGATGGTTTGCTTAGCGAAAGTGGGTTCGACATCACACCGGCATCAGAGATTATGGCTATTCTCTGCTTGGCTTCTGACGAAGAAGACTTGTACCGTCGCCTTGATAACATTATTCTTGGCATCACGCTTGAAAACAAGCCGCTCTACTTGCGCGACCTGAATGTTACAGGTTCTATCGTTGCTCTCCTGCATGAAGCCATCAACCCGAACCTCGTGCAGACCATCGAAAATACACCGGCGTTCATACACGGCGGTCCATTTGCCAACATCGCACACGGTTGTAACAGCATTTTGGCAACCAAGATGGCTATGAGCTGCTCTGATTACTGTATTACGGAGGCTGGTTTCGGTGCCGATTTGGGCGCAGAGAAGTTCTTGGACATTAAGTGTCGCAAGGCAGGAATATCTCCTGTACTTACAGTTCTCGTTGCTACTGCACAGGCTTTGAAGATGCACGGCGGTATCGATGTTGCAGAAATCAGCAAGCCAAACGTAGAAGGCTTGAAGGCAGGTCTTCCGAACTTGGACAAGCACATCGCCAACTTGAAGGCATTCGGACAAACCGTTGTGGTCTGCTTGAACCGCTTTGCCACCGACACCGACGAAGAATTGGCACTCGTAAAAGAACATTGCGAGGCTCAGGGTGTAGGCTTCGCCATCAACACAGCCTTTGGCGAAGGTGGAAAAGGTGCAGAAGAATTAGCACATCTGGTAGTCGATACCATCGAAAAGAAACCATCTGCACCGCTGAACTTCGTTTACGAAGAGAACGACGACATTGTTACAAAGGTTGAAAAGATAGCTAAAAAGATTTACGGAGCTGGAAAAGTGGTGCTGCGCCCTGCTGCTAAACGAGACTTGCAGCGCATTAAGGAACTCGGTTTCGAGAACTTCCCCGTATGTATTGCCAAGACACAGTACTCGTTTTCTGAAGATGCGAAGGCTTACGGAGTACCAACCGACTTCACCATTACCATTCGCGACTTCGTCATCAACGCCGGCGCAGGCATGATTGTAGCCATCGCCGGTACCATAATGCGTATGCCTGGTTTGCCGAAAAAGCCACAGGCAGAGAATATCCACGTAGTGAATGGCGTAATAGAAGGCTTGTCATAA
- a CDS encoding DedA family protein, producing the protein MHWFSSLLDTLNYWTIFLGMYIEGTVIPFPSELIVSPAAYHAAAGHLNVFWVVIIATLGAVAGSTTNYIAAYYLGRPIVYRFANSKLGHLCLLNEDKVKAGEKYFYDHGVIATLTGRLIPGIRQIISIPAGLSKMTFWKFIFYTAIGSGLWNCVLATLGWYLHSVVPENQLTVKIEEYNDYIKDGILIVVALVVVYFVIRTYIKKAKADKK; encoded by the coding sequence ATGCATTGGTTTTCGTCTCTCTTAGACACACTTAATTATTGGACAATCTTCCTCGGTATGTATATCGAAGGAACAGTTATCCCTTTCCCTTCCGAACTCATCGTTTCTCCCGCTGCCTATCACGCTGCGGCAGGGCATCTTAACGTGTTCTGGGTGGTTATAATTGCCACATTGGGCGCAGTTGCAGGTTCAACAACCAACTATATCGCGGCTTATTACCTTGGCAGGCCTATTGTGTACCGCTTTGCCAACAGTAAATTGGGGCACCTTTGCCTGCTGAACGAAGACAAAGTAAAGGCTGGAGAGAAGTATTTCTACGACCATGGTGTTATAGCAACCCTTACAGGGCGACTTATTCCCGGTATCCGACAAATCATTTCGATACCTGCGGGCTTGTCGAAAATGACTTTTTGGAAGTTCATTTTTTATACCGCTATCGGTTCAGGACTGTGGAACTGCGTGCTTGCAACACTTGGTTGGTATCTCCATTCTGTAGTTCCCGAAAATCAGCTCACTGTAAAAATAGAGGAATATAACGACTATATCAAGGACGGTATCCTGATAGTTGTAGCTTTAGTCGTTGTTTATTTTGTGATTAGAACCTACATTAAGAAAGCAAAAGCAGACAAAAAGTAG
- a CDS encoding MATE family efflux transporter, producing MVFSKTVTDALLEKIRNGSSMTMGEKLNLIVQLSIPSILAQVTTVMMFYIDASMVGSLGAAASASIGLVEPATWLFGSLVAAGGMGFSVQAAHFIGANDFEKARAVMRHGYIFGLAFSLVLMAVAALLATPLPRWLGGGADIQHDASIYFLIFSFAVPVHLVEYLSAAMLKVSGDMRHPSLISVLMCVMDVVFNFILIFPTRPLTILGFQFEMFGFGLGVKGAAIGTLLSFVVAAIPLIYFAIFRSPILAWKLDTKRFVWVWDYIIHAVKIGAPMAMQYLLMNGAQVVSTMIVAPLGNFAIAANSFAVTAESLCYMPGYGIAEAATTLVGQSVGAKRKELCKSFAYMTIFIGMAVMAFMGVVMYIFAPEMIGMLSPVSEIRELGVAVLRIEAFAEPFFAAAIVAYSVCVGAGDTFKPSLINLGSMWFVRLTLAYALASTYGLRGVWFAMAVELTFRGSMFLIRIYRGSWLRNIADTPQTEQATVS from the coding sequence ATGGTGTTCAGCAAGACTGTAACCGATGCGCTCTTAGAGAAAATCAGGAATGGCAGTTCTATGACGATGGGCGAGAAGTTAAATCTCATCGTCCAATTAAGTATTCCGTCCATTCTCGCACAGGTTACTACTGTTATGATGTTCTACATCGACGCCTCGATGGTAGGTTCGTTAGGAGCAGCCGCTTCGGCTTCAATCGGTTTGGTAGAACCTGCCACCTGGCTCTTTGGTTCGTTGGTTGCAGCGGGCGGAATGGGCTTTTCGGTGCAAGCTGCACACTTCATTGGAGCCAACGACTTCGAGAAAGCGCGCGCCGTAATGCGGCACGGCTATATCTTTGGTTTGGCTTTCAGTCTTGTACTGATGGCTGTTGCGGCACTGTTGGCTACGCCGTTGCCCCGTTGGTTGGGCGGTGGTGCCGACATTCAGCACGACGCTTCCATCTACTTTCTCATCTTTTCGTTTGCAGTGCCAGTGCATTTGGTAGAGTATTTGTCGGCTGCAATGTTGAAAGTTTCGGGCGATATGCGCCACCCAAGCCTTATCTCCGTGTTGATGTGCGTTATGGACGTGGTCTTTAACTTCATCTTAATCTTTCCTACGCGCCCACTTACCATATTGGGATTTCAGTTTGAAATGTTCGGATTTGGTTTAGGAGTGAAGGGTGCTGCCATCGGTACGCTACTGTCGTTTGTCGTAGCTGCCATTCCTTTAATCTATTTTGCTATCTTCCGAAGTCCTATATTGGCGTGGAAGCTCGACACCAAACGTTTTGTATGGGTGTGGGATTATATCATTCACGCTGTAAAGATAGGTGCGCCTATGGCGATGCAATACCTTCTGATGAATGGCGCACAAGTGGTTTCTACTATGATTGTCGCACCCTTGGGCAACTTTGCCATTGCCGCCAACTCGTTTGCCGTAACAGCCGAAAGCCTGTGTTATATGCCGGGTTACGGTATTGCCGAAGCAGCAACGACGCTTGTCGGACAAAGTGTCGGAGCGAAACGGAAAGAGCTTTGCAAGAGTTTTGCCTATATGACTATCTTCATCGGTATGGCAGTTATGGCGTTTATGGGCGTGGTTATGTATATCTTCGCTCCCGAAATGATAGGAATGCTCTCGCCTGTGTCCGAAATCAGAGAGTTGGGTGTTGCCGTCCTGCGCATTGAAGCCTTTGCCGAACCATTCTTTGCTGCAGCCATCGTGGCTTATAGCGTATGTGTTGGTGCCGGCGACACGTTCAAACCGTCGCTAATCAACCTTGGCTCTATGTGGTTCGTGCGCCTTACGCTGGCTTATGCCCTCGCTTCCACCTATGGCTTGCGTGGTGTTTGGTTTGCAATGGCAGTAGAACTTACGTTCCGTGGTTCTATGTTCTTGATACGGATTTACCGTGGCAGTTGGCTGAGAAATATTGCCGACACCCCACAAACAGAACAAGCGACAGTTTCATAA